The proteins below are encoded in one region of Candidatus Reconcilbacillus cellulovorans:
- a CDS encoding sensor histidine kinase produces MLYSLRSRLIAAFGLLLLCSSGAMSYALFYQARDMIRADIESSALEKMEEYRLYVRMALIQIYDLSSIIYNSDMTRQWDAAMSDPTLTAAEKTLASLRFSQFLTRTLYNYSGVSSITLYRTDGRWVSVENMIGEDQSFLNEAWYHDFVRSGNHWVPAHLDPIEVRRANPHQVVSLLLPIGTFEPSRADTVMKVNVSATFFSEPLEHLHLGETGAIFLLDAERRSLITREAFEALPESVRRAVRPEAPLLGGQGVLSLKDENGGAQMLVYKTLSPYDWLLVGVVSERELFAKLTRLRDAMLVLTTVLFAASIAVASWLSHGIARPLSRLASAMRHVQKGDFDKAESRIPAAGSVRNEVGFVTETFRNMVALLRHYIRTEFEQNLLRQQAEYRALLMQINPHFLFNTLELLSSLAVQRRIEDTTRVVDALGKMLRYALHGEDRVLLEEELGYIRNYISILEIRFKDRMRATVRTEGSVVGVRIPKFVLQPLVENAVKFSVASGRTAVVEVEVRREGEQLRLAVADNGPGMSEETAARLTSEPLSARLDYVLRRPAQHIGLRNTLARCGLFYGERFSFRIETEPGRGTRIELTLPVDVDEGSDDACTAS; encoded by the coding sequence ATGCTGTATTCGCTCCGCAGTCGGCTGATCGCGGCGTTCGGCCTGTTGTTGCTTTGCTCCTCGGGAGCGATGTCGTACGCGCTGTTTTACCAGGCGCGAGACATGATCCGCGCCGACATCGAATCGTCGGCTCTCGAAAAAATGGAAGAATACCGTTTGTATGTCCGGATGGCGTTGATTCAGATTTACGATTTGTCTTCCATCATCTACAACAGCGACATGACGCGCCAATGGGATGCGGCGATGTCCGATCCGACGTTGACCGCTGCCGAAAAAACACTGGCGAGCTTGCGATTCAGTCAGTTTTTGACGCGGACGCTGTACAACTATTCGGGCGTCTCGTCGATTACGCTGTACCGGACGGACGGGCGCTGGGTCAGCGTCGAAAATATGATCGGAGAAGACCAATCGTTTTTGAATGAGGCCTGGTATCACGATTTCGTCCGGTCCGGCAACCATTGGGTGCCTGCGCACCTTGATCCGATCGAGGTGCGTCGCGCGAATCCGCACCAGGTCGTCAGCCTGCTGTTGCCGATCGGGACGTTTGAGCCGTCGCGCGCGGATACGGTGATGAAAGTCAACGTGAGCGCTACGTTTTTTTCCGAACCGTTGGAACATCTCCATCTCGGCGAAACCGGGGCGATCTTTCTGCTCGATGCGGAGCGTAGGTCGCTCATCACCCGCGAGGCATTCGAGGCTTTACCCGAGTCCGTACGCCGGGCGGTTCGGCCGGAAGCGCCGCTTCTAGGCGGTCAGGGCGTGTTGTCGCTGAAGGACGAAAACGGCGGCGCGCAAATGCTGGTGTATAAAACGTTGTCGCCGTACGACTGGCTGCTCGTCGGCGTCGTATCCGAACGAGAGTTGTTCGCAAAACTGACGCGTCTTCGCGACGCGATGCTCGTCTTGACGACTGTGCTCTTCGCGGCGTCGATCGCGGTGGCCTCGTGGTTGTCGCACGGCATCGCCCGGCCGCTGTCGCGACTGGCCTCGGCGATGCGGCACGTGCAGAAAGGCGACTTCGACAAAGCGGAAAGCCGAATTCCCGCGGCGGGCAGCGTCCGCAATGAGGTCGGTTTCGTGACGGAGACGTTCCGCAACATGGTCGCGCTGTTGCGCCATTACATCCGCACGGAATTCGAGCAGAACCTGCTGCGGCAGCAAGCGGAATATCGGGCGCTTTTGATGCAGATCAACCCGCATTTTCTGTTCAACACGCTGGAGTTGCTGAGCAGCCTTGCCGTTCAGCGCCGCATCGAAGACACGACGCGCGTCGTCGACGCACTGGGCAAGATGCTGCGATACGCCCTGCACGGCGAGGACCGCGTGCTGCTGGAAGAAGAGCTCGGCTATATCCGAAACTATATTTCGATCCTGGAAATCCGGTTCAAGGATCGGATGCGGGCGACGGTCCGCACGGAAGGATCGGTCGTCGGCGTCCGCATCCCGAAATTCGTGCTGCAGCCGCTGGTCGAAAACGCCGTCAAATTTTCCGTCGCTTCCGGACGCACCGCCGTCGTAGAGGTCGAAGTGCGGCGTGAGGGCGAGCAGCTGCGTCTGGCGGTGGCCGACAACGGCCCCGGCATGTCGGAGGAAACGGCGGCGAGGCTTACGTCCGAGCCGCTATCGGCCCGACTCGACTATGTTCTGCGCCGCCCGGCACAGCATATCGGGCTGCGCAACACCTTGGCGAGATGCGGACTGTTTTACGGGGAACGCTTCTCGTTCCGCATCGAAACCGAGCCCGGACGGGGGACGCGCATCGAATTGACGTTGCCCGTCGATGTCGACGAAGGGAGCGACGACGCATGTACCGCGTCATGA
- a CDS encoding transcriptional regulator, whose translation MEKFLRWLRILYAIQARPGITVKELAEKCEVRERTIYRDLEQLYVIAPIINEGHGKGYRFRGQFYITPLNWTEQEALAFSMLPSLIDESKMPPGFRTAYDKVMATYVRERKERAMNILERISEIIQMGTPAYREEGPNFLAEMIQAILESRTIHTVYHTQSRDELTVRDIDPYVLVPREQRFYVIGYCHKAREVRTFRLSRFRDVQLTDRTFDKGSFNLRQYLKNTWSIERGNDVIHFKVRFSRDVARYIKEEEMFVRPRMTDLPDGGMLFEVTLNRDREFLNWVMQYGPSAEILQPAKYRRLMRRRLKQWLAMYEDADDGDDGGS comes from the coding sequence GTGGAAAAATTTTTACGGTGGCTGAGAATTCTCTATGCAATCCAGGCAAGACCCGGTATTACGGTCAAAGAACTCGCCGAAAAATGCGAAGTGCGGGAACGAACGATTTATCGCGACCTGGAACAGTTGTACGTCATTGCTCCAATCATCAACGAAGGTCATGGAAAAGGATACAGATTCAGAGGTCAGTTTTACATAACGCCGTTAAACTGGACGGAACAGGAGGCTCTCGCTTTCTCCATGTTGCCGTCCCTGATCGATGAATCAAAAATGCCGCCCGGTTTCCGTACCGCTTACGACAAAGTGATGGCCACTTACGTTCGCGAGCGGAAAGAAAGGGCGATGAACATTCTGGAGCGGATTTCTGAAATCATCCAGATGGGAACGCCCGCCTACCGCGAGGAAGGGCCTAATTTTCTTGCAGAAATGATCCAGGCGATTCTCGAAAGCCGCACTATTCATACGGTATACCACACGCAAAGCCGCGACGAACTGACCGTGCGCGACATCGATCCTTACGTCCTCGTGCCGAGAGAGCAGCGATTTTACGTCATCGGTTATTGCCATAAAGCTCGTGAAGTACGGACATTCCGGCTCAGTCGATTCCGCGACGTCCAGCTTACCGACCGGACGTTCGACAAAGGCTCGTTCAACCTTCGCCAATACCTGAAAAACACGTGGTCGATCGAGCGCGGCAACGACGTCATTCATTTCAAGGTGCGATTCAGTCGCGACGTCGCACGGTACATCAAGGAGGAAGAAATGTTCGTTCGCCCGCGTATGACCGACCTGCCGGATGGCGGCATGCTGTTCGAAGTTACGCTCAACCGCGACCGCGAATTCCTGAACTGGGTCATGCAGTACGGGCCGTCGGCGGAAATTCTTCAGCCGGCCAAGTACCGGCGGCTGATGCGTCGGCGGTTGAAACAATGGCTGGCGATGTATGAGGACGCCGACGATGGAGACGATGGGGGTTCCTAG